In the Drosophila takahashii strain IR98-3 E-12201 chromosome 3R, DtakHiC1v2, whole genome shotgun sequence genome, one interval contains:
- the LOC108066614 gene encoding probable maleylacetoacetate isomerase 1 — protein sequence MRPLKYLTYEVMQLVQISNSSGSLFLTRSMSTNSKPILYSYWSSSCAWRVRIALAIKKIEYEIKPTSLLRTVSGHAYTDEYRKVNPLQKVPSLKIDGLTLCDSVAIMHYLEETRPQPALLPLKPANRAKVREIVELICSGIQPLQNIPVQELVGKDQGLKWAQHWITHGFKGMEQVISQSAGKFCVGDELTMADLCLVPQVRNAIRFKVDLGPYPNIVRLNQELQLLNAFKTTHPSTQPDCPPEFRNK from the exons atgcGACCACTTAAATATTTGACCTACGAAGTAATGCAACTAGTGCAAATATCCAATTCTTCTGGATCGCTATTCTTAACCCGAAGTATGTCAACAAACTCCAAACCCATACTTTATTCTTACTGGTCGAGTTCGTGTGCTTGGAGAGTTCGCATAGCCTTGGCGATTAAAAAGATAGAGTACGAAATCAAACCGACTTCTTTGTTGAGGACAGTGAGCGGACATGCATATACCGatgaatataggaaagtaaaTCCCCTGCAAAAGGTTCCGTCCTTGAAGATTG ATGGACTTACGCTGTGCGACTCGGTGGCTATAATGCACTACCTGGAGGAAACTCGTCCCCAACCTGCACTCCTGCCCCTAAAACCGGCAAACAGAGCAAAGGTCCGGGAGATTGTGGAGCTTATATGCTCGGGCATTCAGCCGCTGCAGAACATTCCGGTACAGGAACTTGTAGGCAAGGATCAGGGCCTAAAATGGGCCCAACATTGGATTACCCACGGATTTAAAGGTATGGAACAGGTGATCTCCCAATCGGCGGGTAAATTCTGTGTGGGCGATGAGCTTACCATGGCGGATCTCTGTCTTGTTCCACAGGTTCGAAACGCTATAAG attcaaAGTTGACCTGGGTCCATATCCAAATATAGTTCGATTGAACCAAGAGCTGCAACTGCTGAATGCCTTTAAAACCACTCATCCCAGTACGCAGCCCGATTGTCCCCcggaatttagaaataaataa
- the LOC108066776 gene encoding probable maleylacetoacetate isomerase 1 isoform X1, which translates to MAAVSHLASKGVYLAQLYRPFGSNGLIRTMATNPQPLLYSYWPSSCSWRVRIALAIKKIDYEIKPTSLVKTASEHAYTDEYKEVNPMQKVPSLKIDGHTLCDSVAIMHYLDETRPEPALLPQDPIKRAKVREIVESICSGVQPLQNSAVLGHIGKEKSLEWAQHWISRGFQGLEKILSQSAGKFCVGDELTMADICLVPQVRNARRYKADLSSYPTIVRLDEYLQKLDVFQTTHPSKQPDCPPEFAKK; encoded by the exons ATGGCTGCAGTTAGCCATTTAGCCAGCAAAGGCGTATATTTGgcacaattatataggccTTTTGGGTCCAACGGCTTAATCCGCACCATGGCAACAAATCCGCAGCCCTTGCTGTATTCCTATTGGCCCAGTTCGTGTTCGTGGAGAGTTCGCATAGCACTGGCAATTAAGAAGATAGATTATGAAATTAAACCCACTTCTTTGGTAAAGACAGCCAGCGAACATGCCTATACGGATGAGTACAAGGAAGTAAATCCCATGCAAAAGGTTCCTTCGTTGAAGATTG ATGGTCATACGTTGTGCGACTCGGTGGCCATAATGCATTATTTGGATGAAACACGTCCTGAGCCTGCACTCCTGCCACAGGATCCGATAAAAAGGGCAAAAGTTCGGGAAATCGTGGAGTCAATTTGCTCTGGAGTTCAGCCTCTGCAGAATAGTGCAGTCCTCGGTCATATTGGCAAGGAGAAGAGTTTGGAATGGGCCCAACATTGGATTTCTCGAGGATTTCAAGGTCTGGAGAAGATCCTCTCCCAATCGGCTGGAAAGTTCTGTGTGGGAGATGAGCTTACGATGGCCGATATTTGCCTGGTTCCGCAGGTTCGCAATGCCAGGAG atACAAGGCTGACCTGAGCTCATATCCAACCATAGTTCGCTTGGATGAATACCTTCAAAAGCTGGATGTTTTTCAAACCACTCATCCCAGTAAGCAGCCTGACTGCCCACCAGaatttgccaaaaaataa
- the LOC108066776 gene encoding probable maleylacetoacetate isomerase 1 isoform X2 has product MATNPQPLLYSYWPSSCSWRVRIALAIKKIDYEIKPTSLVKTASEHAYTDEYKEVNPMQKVPSLKIDGHTLCDSVAIMHYLDETRPEPALLPQDPIKRAKVREIVESICSGVQPLQNSAVLGHIGKEKSLEWAQHWISRGFQGLEKILSQSAGKFCVGDELTMADICLVPQVRNARRYKADLSSYPTIVRLDEYLQKLDVFQTTHPSKQPDCPPEFAKK; this is encoded by the exons ATGGCAACAAATCCGCAGCCCTTGCTGTATTCCTATTGGCCCAGTTCGTGTTCGTGGAGAGTTCGCATAGCACTGGCAATTAAGAAGATAGATTATGAAATTAAACCCACTTCTTTGGTAAAGACAGCCAGCGAACATGCCTATACGGATGAGTACAAGGAAGTAAATCCCATGCAAAAGGTTCCTTCGTTGAAGATTG ATGGTCATACGTTGTGCGACTCGGTGGCCATAATGCATTATTTGGATGAAACACGTCCTGAGCCTGCACTCCTGCCACAGGATCCGATAAAAAGGGCAAAAGTTCGGGAAATCGTGGAGTCAATTTGCTCTGGAGTTCAGCCTCTGCAGAATAGTGCAGTCCTCGGTCATATTGGCAAGGAGAAGAGTTTGGAATGGGCCCAACATTGGATTTCTCGAGGATTTCAAGGTCTGGAGAAGATCCTCTCCCAATCGGCTGGAAAGTTCTGTGTGGGAGATGAGCTTACGATGGCCGATATTTGCCTGGTTCCGCAGGTTCGCAATGCCAGGAG atACAAGGCTGACCTGAGCTCATATCCAACCATAGTTCGCTTGGATGAATACCTTCAAAAGCTGGATGTTTTTCAAACCACTCATCCCAGTAAGCAGCCTGACTGCCCACCAGaatttgccaaaaaataa
- the GstZ2 gene encoding probable maleylacetoacetate isomerase 2 isoform X3, with the protein MNHPILYSYWRSSCSWRVRIAMNLKEIPYDIKPISLIKSGGEQHCNEYREVNPMEQVPALQIDGHTLIESVAIMHYLEETRPQRPLLPQDVHKRAKVREIVEIICSGIQPLQNLIVLIHVGEEKKKEWAQHWITRGFRAVEKALSTSAGKYCVGDEISMADCCLVPQVFNARRFHVDLRPYPIILRIDRELESNPAFRAAHPSNQPDCPPELPNK; encoded by the exons ATGAATCAT CCAATACTCTACTCGTATTGGCGCAGCTCGTGCTCCTGGCGCGTGCGCATTGCCATGAACCTGAAGGAGATACCCTACGACATCAAACCGATCAGCCTGATCAAGTCCGGTGGCGAGCAGCATTGCAATGAGTATCGCGAGGTCAATCCCATGGAGCAGGTGCCTGCCCTGCAGATCG ATGGACACACCCTCATCGAGTCGGTGGCCATAATGCACTACCTGGAGGAGACCCGTCCTCAGAGACCGCTGCTCCCACAGGACGTCCACAAGCGGGCCAAGGTGCGCGAAATCGTCGAGATCATCTGCTCCGGCATTCAGCCTCTGCAAAACCTCATCGTGCTCATCCACGTGGgcgaggagaagaagaaggagtGGGCCCAGCACTGGATCACACGTGGCTTCCGGGCGGTGGAGAAGGCGCTGTCCACGTCCGCGGGAAAATACTGCGTGGGCGACGAGATCTCCATGGCCGATTGCTGTCTCGTACCGCAGGTGTTCAATGCCCGAAG ATTCCACGTGGACTTGCGCCCCTATCCCATTATACTGCGCATCGATCGCGAACTGGAGAGCAATCCCGCATTCCGGGCGGCCCACCCCTCAAATCAACCGGACTGTCCGCCGGAGCTGCCCAACAAATAG
- the GstZ2 gene encoding probable maleylacetoacetate isomerase 2 isoform X2, giving the protein MSLSAIAKPILYSYWRSSCSWRVRIAMNLKEIPYDIKPISLIKSGGEQHCNEYREVNPMEQVPALQIDGHTLIESVAIMHYLEETRPQRPLLPQDVHKRAKVREIVEIICSGIQPLQNLIVLIHVGEEKKKEWAQHWITRGFRAVEKALSTSAGKYCVGDEISMADCCLVPQVFNARRFHVDLRPYPIILRIDRELESNPAFRAAHPSNQPDCPPELPNK; this is encoded by the exons ATGTCCTTATCGGCCATAGCAAAG CCAATACTCTACTCGTATTGGCGCAGCTCGTGCTCCTGGCGCGTGCGCATTGCCATGAACCTGAAGGAGATACCCTACGACATCAAACCGATCAGCCTGATCAAGTCCGGTGGCGAGCAGCATTGCAATGAGTATCGCGAGGTCAATCCCATGGAGCAGGTGCCTGCCCTGCAGATCG ATGGACACACCCTCATCGAGTCGGTGGCCATAATGCACTACCTGGAGGAGACCCGTCCTCAGAGACCGCTGCTCCCACAGGACGTCCACAAGCGGGCCAAGGTGCGCGAAATCGTCGAGATCATCTGCTCCGGCATTCAGCCTCTGCAAAACCTCATCGTGCTCATCCACGTGGgcgaggagaagaagaaggagtGGGCCCAGCACTGGATCACACGTGGCTTCCGGGCGGTGGAGAAGGCGCTGTCCACGTCCGCGGGAAAATACTGCGTGGGCGACGAGATCTCCATGGCCGATTGCTGTCTCGTACCGCAGGTGTTCAATGCCCGAAG ATTCCACGTGGACTTGCGCCCCTATCCCATTATACTGCGCATCGATCGCGAACTGGAGAGCAATCCCGCATTCCGGGCGGCCCACCCCTCAAATCAACCGGACTGTCCGCCGGAGCTGCCCAACAAATAG
- the GstZ2 gene encoding probable maleylacetoacetate isomerase 2 isoform X1, whose protein sequence is MSTNPEPIVSSSAAQPILYSYWRSSCSWRVRIAMNLKEIPYDIKPISLIKSGGEQHCNEYREVNPMEQVPALQIDGHTLIESVAIMHYLEETRPQRPLLPQDVHKRAKVREIVEIICSGIQPLQNLIVLIHVGEEKKKEWAQHWITRGFRAVEKALSTSAGKYCVGDEISMADCCLVPQVFNARRFHVDLRPYPIILRIDRELESNPAFRAAHPSNQPDCPPELPNK, encoded by the exons ATGTCTACTAATCCCGAACCCATTgtttcctcctccgccgcaCAGCCAATACTCTACTCGTATTGGCGCAGCTCGTGCTCCTGGCGCGTGCGCATTGCCATGAACCTGAAGGAGATACCCTACGACATCAAACCGATCAGCCTGATCAAGTCCGGTGGCGAGCAGCATTGCAATGAGTATCGCGAGGTCAATCCCATGGAGCAGGTGCCTGCCCTGCAGATCG ATGGACACACCCTCATCGAGTCGGTGGCCATAATGCACTACCTGGAGGAGACCCGTCCTCAGAGACCGCTGCTCCCACAGGACGTCCACAAGCGGGCCAAGGTGCGCGAAATCGTCGAGATCATCTGCTCCGGCATTCAGCCTCTGCAAAACCTCATCGTGCTCATCCACGTGGgcgaggagaagaagaaggagtGGGCCCAGCACTGGATCACACGTGGCTTCCGGGCGGTGGAGAAGGCGCTGTCCACGTCCGCGGGAAAATACTGCGTGGGCGACGAGATCTCCATGGCCGATTGCTGTCTCGTACCGCAGGTGTTCAATGCCCGAAG ATTCCACGTGGACTTGCGCCCCTATCCCATTATACTGCGCATCGATCGCGAACTGGAGAGCAATCCCGCATTCCGGGCGGCCCACCCCTCAAATCAACCGGACTGTCCGCCGGAGCTGCCCAACAAATAG